One segment of Mus caroli chromosome 6, CAROLI_EIJ_v1.1, whole genome shotgun sequence DNA contains the following:
- the Gdf3 gene encoding growth/differentiation factor 3 has translation MQPYLRLLTLGFLLLTLPWGQTSEFQDSDLLQFLGLEKAPSPRRFQPVPRVLRKIIRAREAAAASGASQDLCYVKELGVRGNLLQLLPDQGFFLNTQKPFQDGSCLQKVLYFNLSAIKEKAKLTMVQLTLDLGPRSYYNLRPELVVALSVVQDRGVWGQSHPKVGXLLFLRSVPGPQGLLQFNLQGVLKDWNSXRLKNLDLHLQILVKEDRYSXVTVQPENPCDRLIRSLHASLLVVTLNPKHCHPSSRKRRAAIPVPKGFCRDFCHRHQLFINFQDLGWHKWVIAPKGFMANYCHGECPFSMTTYLNSSNYAFMQALMHMADPKVPKAVCVPTKLSPISMLYQDSDKNVILRHYEDMVVDECGCG, from the exons ATGCAGCCTTACCTACGGCTTCTGACGCTTGGCTTCCTTCTGTTAACCCTGCCCTGGGGCCAGACATCCGAGTTTCAAGACTCTGACCTTTTGCAGTTTCTGGGATTAGAGAAAGCGCCTTCACCTCGCAGGTTCCAGCCTGTGCCTCGCGTCTTAAGGAAAATCATCCGGGCTCGAGAAGCCGCTGCGGCCAGCGGGGCCTCGCAGGACTTATGCTACGTGAAGGAGCTGGGTGTCCGTGGGAACCTGCTTCAGCTTCTCCCAGACCAGG GTTTTTTCCTTAACACACAGAAACCTTTCCAAGATGGCTCCTGTCTGCAGAAGGTCCTCTATTTTAACTTGTCTGccatcaaagaaaaggcaaagttgACCATGGTCCAGCTGACTCTAGACTTGGGGCCCAGGTCCTACTATAACCTGCGACCAGAGCTGGTGGTGGCTCTGTCTGTGGTTCAGGACCGTGGCGTGTGGGGGCAATCCCACCCTAAGGTGGGCAGNTTGCTTTTTCTGCGGTCTGTCCCCGGGCCTCAAGGTCTGCTCCAGTTCAACCTGCAGGGTGTGCTTAAGGATTGGAACAGCANCCGACTGAAGAATTTGGACTTACACTTACAGATTCTGGTCAAAGAGGACAGATACTCCNGNGTAACTGTCCAGCCTGAGAACCCCTGTGACCGCCTGATCCGCTCTCTCCATGCCTCCCTGCTGGTGGTAACCCTCAACCCTAAACACTGTCATCCTTCTTCCAGAAAAAGGAGGGCGGCCATCCCTGTCCCCAAGGGTTTCTGTAGGGACTTCTGCCACCGTCATCAGCTGTTCATCAACTTCCAGGACCTGGGTTGGCACAAGTGGGTCATTGCCCCTAAGGGGTTCATGGCAAATTACTGTCATGGAGAGTGCCCCTTCTCAATGACCACGTATTTAAATAGTTCCAATTATGCTTTCATGCAGGCTCTGATGCATATGGCTGACCCCAAGGTCCCCAAGGCTGTCTGTGTCCCCACCAAGCTCTCGCCCATCTCCATGCTCTATCAAGATAGTGATAAGAACGTCATTCTCCGACATTATGAAGACATGGTAGTCgatgagtgtgggtgtgggtag